A region from the Variovorax sp. V93 genome encodes:
- a CDS encoding lipoprotein insertase outer membrane protein LolB translates to MSVPAPRLADGGRRALLLAGGAALLSIAGCAQLAGGSSAPRSADSWSGRMSLRIDSQPVQTFSALFELRGSPEAGELSLTSPIGSTLAQLHWSPGEALLKNGSEIRRFDSVDALIEAATGAAIPVGALFGWLAGRDERVPGWRPDLAQVANGRLQATRESPGPTADLRIVFERS, encoded by the coding sequence GTGAGCGTGCCCGCCCCCCGCCTTGCCGACGGGGGCCGCCGCGCCCTCCTGCTCGCGGGCGGGGCCGCGCTGCTCTCGATCGCCGGCTGCGCCCAGCTGGCGGGCGGCTCCTCCGCACCCCGAAGCGCGGACAGCTGGAGCGGCCGCATGTCGCTGCGCATCGACAGCCAGCCGGTACAGACCTTCTCGGCATTGTTCGAATTGCGCGGCTCCCCCGAGGCGGGCGAGCTCTCGCTCACGAGCCCGATCGGCAGCACCCTGGCCCAGCTGCACTGGTCGCCCGGCGAAGCCCTGCTCAAGAATGGCAGCGAGATCCGGCGCTTCGACTCGGTCGATGCACTGATCGAGGCCGCCACCGGCGCGGCCATACCGGTCGGTGCGCTGTTCGGCTGGCTCGCGGGCCGCGACGAGCGCGTGCCCGGCTGGCGCCCCGACCTCGCGCAGGTTGCGAACGGCCGCCTGCAGGCCACCCGCGAGTCCCCCGGCCCCACGGCGGACCTGCGCATCGTCTTCGAGCGGTCATGA
- the mutM gene encoding bifunctional DNA-formamidopyrimidine glycosylase/DNA-(apurinic or apyrimidinic site) lyase, translating to MPELPEVEVTRRGFAERIAGARIAAVRIGKPLRWALMVVPEALVGRRVLQVRRRGKYLLIDLDRGLLLLHLGMSGSLRFDAALPPPGVHDHFDLVTELGTLRLNDPRRFGAVVYVEDEAAPWAIKLLGGLGMEPLGDAFDLDAFHAGLRKRKAAVKQVLLAGDVVVGVGNIYASEALFQAGIRPTLSAARISRPRAARLHAAVREILARAVEKGGSTLRDFSNVDGQNGYFQLEATVYGRAGEPCRVCATPIRLLRQGQRSTYYCPNCQK from the coding sequence ATGCCTGAGCTTCCTGAAGTCGAAGTGACGCGGCGCGGTTTTGCCGAACGCATCGCCGGTGCACGCATAGCTGCGGTCCGCATCGGCAAGCCCTTGCGCTGGGCGCTGATGGTGGTGCCCGAGGCGCTGGTCGGGCGCCGCGTGCTGCAGGTGCGCCGGCGCGGAAAGTACCTGCTGATCGACCTGGACCGCGGCCTGCTGCTGCTGCACCTGGGCATGTCGGGCAGCCTGCGCTTCGATGCGGCGCTGCCTCCGCCGGGCGTTCACGATCACTTCGATCTGGTGACCGAGCTCGGCACGCTGCGGCTGAACGATCCGCGCCGCTTCGGCGCCGTGGTCTACGTGGAAGACGAGGCCGCGCCATGGGCCATCAAGCTGCTCGGCGGCCTCGGCATGGAGCCGCTGGGCGACGCTTTCGACCTGGACGCGTTCCACGCAGGCCTTCGCAAGCGCAAGGCCGCGGTGAAACAGGTGCTGCTCGCGGGCGACGTGGTGGTGGGCGTTGGAAACATCTACGCGTCAGAGGCCTTGTTCCAGGCCGGCATCCGGCCCACGCTTTCGGCTGCGCGCATCAGCCGGCCGAGGGCGGCCCGGCTCCATGCGGCCGTGCGCGAAATCCTGGCCAGGGCGGTCGAGAAGGGCGGCAGCACGCTGCGCGACTTTTCCAATGTGGACGGGCAGAACGGCTATTTCCAGCTCGAGGCCACCGTCTACGGGCGGGCCGGCGAGCCCTGTCGGGTCTGCGCAACGCCGATCCGGCTGCTGCGCCAGGGGCAGCGTTCCACTTACTATTGTCCGAATTGTCAAAAATAG
- a CDS encoding tetratricopeptide repeat protein, producing the protein MIPSLRRHRLAAAASFVVLLACAAQAQSSDPAAPKGPAPAIERPAPSRPGTRPAPAAAAAAAKPAGDPEAQPSALTAELFYEILMGEMTARSGDPGSGYALVLDAARRLRDGKLFQRAVEIALQSRSGDAALAAARAWQETLPNSRDARRIELQILIALNRIGETVEPLRAEIAATPQIEKPMLMAVIARNYSRASDKKQAASVVEQALSDELKSPATGALAWATIGRMRLNAGDTSGALDAAFKGQQMDPASDAPAALALEMIDPGQPLAEPIVTRYLANNPKAPPDLRIAYARVLVENRRYADSTAQLQALTAARPELAEPWLLLGSLQAQARQDAAAETSLKRYIELAANQKDPDDRQRGTTQAYLVLSQLAERRKDFTAAERWLARVDSTDDLVVAQTRRAGLLARQGKLPQARELVRGLPERTPEDKKQKFLAEVQLLRDAKQYQAAYDMLAQASAAAPNDSDLVYDQAMVAEKLNRLDEMERLLRKLIELKPENQNAYNALGYSFADRKIRLDEARTLIQKAVQLAPEDPFIADSLGWVEFRLGNTTEAIRILETAYKTRPDPEIGAHFGEVLWATGQKDRAVTIWKEALLSDAENETLQETLKRLRVKP; encoded by the coding sequence ATGATTCCATCGCTCCGCCGACACCGCCTTGCGGCGGCCGCGTCTTTCGTCGTGTTGCTGGCTTGTGCCGCCCAGGCACAAAGCTCCGATCCCGCCGCGCCCAAGGGCCCGGCCCCCGCCATCGAACGGCCGGCACCATCCCGCCCCGGGACCAGGCCGGCGCCGGCCGCAGCCGCAGCCGCCGCGAAGCCGGCCGGCGACCCCGAGGCCCAGCCCTCCGCACTGACGGCCGAGCTGTTCTACGAAATCCTGATGGGCGAGATGACTGCGCGCTCCGGCGATCCCGGATCGGGCTATGCGCTGGTGCTCGACGCGGCCCGGCGGCTGCGCGACGGCAAGCTGTTCCAGCGCGCGGTCGAGATCGCGCTGCAGTCGCGCTCCGGCGACGCGGCGCTCGCGGCCGCTCGTGCCTGGCAGGAGACGCTGCCCAACTCGCGCGATGCACGGCGCATCGAGCTGCAGATACTGATCGCGCTCAACCGCATCGGCGAAACGGTGGAGCCGCTGCGGGCCGAGATCGCCGCCACGCCGCAGATCGAGAAGCCGATGCTGATGGCGGTGATCGCGCGCAACTACTCGCGCGCCTCCGACAAGAAGCAGGCCGCCTCGGTGGTCGAGCAGGCGCTGTCCGACGAACTCAAGAGCCCGGCCACCGGCGCGCTGGCTTGGGCCACCATCGGCCGCATGCGTCTGAATGCCGGCGACACCTCCGGCGCCCTGGACGCCGCGTTCAAGGGCCAGCAGATGGACCCCGCCTCCGATGCACCGGCCGCGCTCGCGCTCGAGATGATCGACCCCGGCCAGCCGCTCGCGGAGCCGATCGTCACGCGCTACCTGGCCAACAACCCCAAGGCGCCACCCGACCTGCGCATCGCCTACGCGCGCGTGCTGGTCGAGAACCGGCGCTATGCGGATTCCACCGCGCAGCTGCAGGCGCTCACCGCGGCGCGGCCCGAACTGGCCGAGCCCTGGCTGCTGCTCGGCAGCCTGCAGGCGCAGGCCCGGCAGGACGCGGCGGCCGAAACGTCGCTCAAGCGCTACATCGAGCTGGCGGCCAACCAGAAAGACCCGGACGACCGCCAGCGCGGCACCACGCAGGCCTACCTCGTCCTCTCGCAGCTGGCGGAGCGCCGCAAGGACTTCACGGCCGCGGAGCGCTGGCTCGCACGCGTCGACAGCACCGACGACCTCGTGGTCGCGCAGACGCGCCGCGCGGGCCTGCTGGCGCGCCAGGGCAAGCTGCCGCAGGCGCGCGAACTCGTGCGCGGCCTGCCCGAGCGCACGCCCGAAGACAAGAAGCAGAAATTCCTCGCCGAAGTACAGCTGCTGCGCGATGCCAAGCAGTACCAGGCGGCCTACGACATGCTGGCGCAGGCTTCCGCCGCTGCCCCGAACGACAGCGACCTCGTCTACGACCAGGCCATGGTGGCCGAAAAGCTCAACCGCCTCGACGAGATGGAGCGGCTGCTGCGCAAGCTGATCGAGCTCAAGCCCGAGAACCAGAACGCCTACAACGCGCTCGGCTACTCCTTTGCCGATCGCAAGATCCGCCTCGACGAGGCCCGCACGCTGATCCAGAAGGCCGTGCAGCTGGCGCCTGAAGACCCGTTCATCGCGGACAGCCTGGGCTGGGTGGAATTCCGGCTGGGCAACACGACCGAGGCCATTCGCATCCTCGAGACAGCCTACAAGACCCGGCCCGACCCGGAAATCGGCGCGCATTTCGGCGAGGTGCTCTGGGCCACCGGCCAGAAGGACCGTGCGGTCACGATCTGGAAGGAAGCCCTGCTGAGCGATGCCGAGAACGAGACCCTGCAGGAAACGCTCAAGCGCCTGCGGGTCAAGCCGTGA
- the rapZ gene encoding RNase adapter RapZ: MDLDLVLITGMSGSGKSVALHALEDAGYYCVDNLPPELLTAFIALQHEQQATRVAIAMDVRSGVSLPIVPQQLEALRQDGVSLRSLFLDATTDALLRRYSETRRRHPLSRQEGRNDVPEQERVLVQAIELERELLADLRDGADVIDTSLIRPAQLQSYIKALISAPQSSALTLVFESFAFKRGVPLDADYVFDVRMLPNPHYVPALRPLTGRDAPVVEWLREHDDVARMYDDIEQFLSRWLDALARDHRSYVTVAIGCTGGQHRSVFLVEQLARAFGARWVALKRHRELDAG, encoded by the coding sequence ATGGACCTCGACCTCGTGCTCATCACCGGCATGTCGGGCTCGGGCAAGTCGGTGGCGCTGCATGCGCTGGAAGACGCCGGCTACTACTGCGTCGACAACCTGCCGCCCGAACTGCTGACGGCCTTCATCGCGCTGCAGCACGAACAGCAGGCCACGCGCGTGGCCATTGCGATGGACGTGCGCAGCGGCGTGTCGCTGCCGATCGTCCCGCAGCAGCTCGAGGCCTTGCGGCAGGACGGCGTGTCGCTGCGCTCGCTTTTTCTCGACGCGACCACCGACGCACTGCTGCGGCGCTATTCGGAAACCCGCCGGCGCCATCCGCTGTCGCGCCAGGAGGGCCGCAACGACGTGCCCGAACAGGAGCGCGTGCTGGTGCAGGCCATCGAACTCGAGCGCGAGCTGCTGGCCGACCTGCGCGACGGCGCCGACGTGATCGACACCAGCCTCATCCGGCCGGCCCAGCTGCAGAGCTACATCAAGGCACTGATCTCGGCGCCGCAGAGCAGCGCATTGACGCTGGTGTTCGAATCCTTCGCCTTCAAGCGCGGCGTGCCGCTGGATGCCGACTACGTGTTCGACGTGCGCATGCTGCCCAATCCGCACTACGTGCCCGCGCTGCGGCCGCTCACGGGGCGCGATGCGCCGGTGGTCGAATGGCTGCGCGAGCACGACGACGTCGCGCGCATGTACGACGACATCGAGCAGTTCCTCTCGCGCTGGCTCGATGCGCTGGCGCGGGACCATCGCAGCTACGTGACCGTGGCCATCGGCTGCACGGGCGGCCAGCACCGCTCGGTGTTCCTGGTCGAGCAGCTCGCGCGGGCCTTCGGAGCCCGCTGGGTCGCCCTCAAGCGGCACCGCGAACTCGACGCGGGCTGA
- a CDS encoding dynamin family protein — MSRSFNQQLDQHGAWRSNFAHRLQWLSRWLTENELLDQAVAERLRGLELQIRTSKVMVAFVAEFSRGKSELINAIFFAAYGRRIMPASAGRTTMCPTELGYDAALSPKLRLLPIETRLEPHSLTHWREKAARWTEIAIDVANADQLAQAMSKVAEVRWVSKDEAHALGFWNEETPDDNPVQDAEGRVEIPRWRHAILNMPHPLLEQGLVILDTPGLNAIGAEPELTVSLIPQAHAVVFILGAETGVTRSDLSIWREHLVTESEGSDTRFVVLNKIDTMWDSLSTPAQIELQIERQREVAAKFLEVPLVQVLPVSAQKGLQAKIQRDARLLDASRLPAFETLLAEGVLGKRETMLRLAVDAGMVALRTEAERILKVRQRDLSEQALELQGLRGKNVSVIRHMRARIDQEQTEFEGSNTRILALRSVQGKLLREVYAVLGRTALKEDMVRLSAALKRPGVKFNVRKVYGETFDSLRNNLREVQATTAEIQSMLHATFRQLNAEQGFTLQAPAEPDLTSFEQELSQIERSHIHYLGVGNLLKLAQADFCDKLVRALASRLRLVNEAAMTEVERWSKGASAQIDAQLKERRRNFSKRIEAIERIQNAAGNLDERLLELAQQESSLAELQLRLHEFTSAIAQQGRPAAAAAVGELRAAA, encoded by the coding sequence TTGAGCCGCTCTTTCAATCAACAACTCGATCAGCACGGTGCCTGGCGAAGCAATTTCGCGCACCGCCTGCAGTGGCTGTCCCGCTGGCTGACCGAGAACGAGCTGCTCGACCAGGCGGTGGCCGAGCGCCTGCGCGGCCTCGAGCTGCAGATCCGCACCAGCAAGGTCATGGTGGCCTTCGTGGCGGAGTTCTCGCGCGGCAAGTCGGAACTCATCAACGCGATCTTCTTCGCGGCCTACGGTCGCCGCATCATGCCGGCCAGCGCCGGGCGCACCACGATGTGCCCGACCGAGCTGGGCTACGACGCCGCGCTGTCGCCCAAGCTGCGGCTGCTGCCGATCGAGACCCGCCTGGAGCCCCATTCGCTTACGCACTGGCGCGAAAAGGCCGCGCGCTGGACCGAAATCGCGATCGACGTGGCCAATGCCGACCAGCTGGCCCAGGCCATGAGCAAGGTGGCCGAGGTGCGCTGGGTCAGCAAGGACGAGGCGCACGCGCTGGGCTTCTGGAACGAGGAGACGCCGGACGACAACCCCGTGCAGGACGCCGAGGGCCGGGTCGAGATTCCGCGCTGGCGCCATGCCATCCTGAACATGCCGCATCCGCTGCTGGAGCAGGGGCTGGTGATTCTCGACACCCCGGGCCTGAACGCCATCGGCGCCGAGCCCGAACTCACGGTGAGCCTGATCCCGCAGGCGCATGCCGTGGTCTTCATCCTGGGCGCCGAAACCGGCGTCACGCGCTCCGACCTGTCGATCTGGCGCGAGCACCTGGTCACCGAAAGCGAAGGCAGCGACACGCGCTTCGTGGTGCTCAACAAGATCGACACGATGTGGGACTCGCTGAGCACGCCCGCGCAGATCGAACTGCAGATCGAACGCCAGCGCGAGGTCGCGGCCAAGTTCCTCGAGGTGCCGCTGGTGCAGGTGCTGCCGGTGTCGGCGCAGAAGGGCCTGCAGGCAAAGATCCAGCGCGATGCGCGGCTGCTCGACGCGAGCCGGTTGCCGGCCTTCGAGACGCTGCTCGCGGAAGGCGTGCTCGGCAAGCGCGAAACCATGCTGCGGCTCGCGGTGGATGCCGGCATGGTGGCATTGCGGACCGAGGCCGAGCGCATCCTGAAAGTGCGCCAGCGCGACCTGTCGGAGCAGGCGCTCGAGCTGCAGGGATTGCGCGGCAAGAACGTGTCGGTCATCCGGCACATGCGCGCGCGCATCGACCAGGAACAGACCGAGTTCGAGGGCAGCAACACGCGCATCCTTGCGCTGCGTTCCGTGCAGGGCAAGCTGCTGCGCGAGGTGTACGCCGTGCTCGGCCGCACTGCGCTGAAGGAAGACATGGTGCGGCTTTCGGCTGCGCTCAAGCGCCCGGGCGTCAAGTTCAACGTGCGCAAGGTGTACGGCGAGACCTTCGACTCGCTGCGCAACAACCTGCGCGAAGTGCAGGCGACGACGGCCGAGATCCAGTCGATGCTGCACGCCACGTTCCGCCAGCTCAACGCGGAGCAGGGCTTTACCCTGCAGGCGCCCGCCGAGCCCGACCTGACGAGCTTCGAGCAGGAGCTCAGCCAGATCGAGCGCAGCCACATCCACTACCTGGGCGTGGGTAATCTGCTGAAGCTCGCGCAGGCGGACTTCTGCGACAAGCTGGTGCGGGCGCTCGCAAGCCGGCTGCGGCTGGTCAACGAAGCGGCCATGACCGAGGTCGAGCGCTGGAGCAAGGGCGCCAGCGCCCAGATCGATGCGCAGCTGAAGGAGCGCCGCCGCAATTTCAGCAAGCGCATCGAGGCGATCGAGCGCATCCAGAATGCGGCTGGCAACCTCGATGAACGACTGCTCGAGCTGGCCCAGCAAGAAAGCAGCCTGGCCGAGCTGCAGCTTCGGCTCCATGAATTCACCTCGGCCATTGCGCAACAGGGAAGGCCGGCAGCCGCTGCCGCCGTCGGCGAGCTGCGTGCGGCGGCCTGA
- the recN gene encoding DNA repair protein RecN encodes MALRRIALRDFVIVRSLELDLSAGFTVLTGETGAGKSILIDALQLALGNRADASAVREGAERLDVSAEFDADPALAAWLDEGGFETGDALLLRRTVDLQGRSRGWINGSPATATQLRELGDRLLDIHGQHAWQSLTRPEAVRGLLDAYAGVRTDALDAAWQSWRQALSALDHARSAQDSLLRERERLQWQIAEVMKLAPAEGEWEELSTQHARVSNAQALIDAAQGASQALEDDDNGALAALSRAVTLLQNCEHIEPEFRALGEVLASSVAQASDAAHTLHSYLRDAEADPKQLAELDERMGLWMSLARRYKRTPDDLPALLAGWQAELQALDAQSDLAGLERAEQAAQQAYMKEAKALAKARKLAAPRLSDAVTQAMQGLGMQGGRFEVELQPLAQPGRAGLEDVAFLVSGHPGSTPRPIGKVASGGELSRIALAIAVTTSQLGAAQTLIFDEVDAGVGGAVAETVGRLMKQLGRDRQVLAVTHLPQVAACADHHLVVAKRQTTAIGQDGPRTESGVSRLDDDTRAREIARMLGGEKLSQTSLAHAREMLGHKTSAAL; translated from the coding sequence ATGGCGCTGCGACGCATCGCATTGCGCGACTTCGTGATCGTGCGATCACTCGAACTCGACCTGTCGGCAGGTTTCACGGTATTGACCGGCGAGACCGGCGCGGGCAAGTCGATATTGATCGATGCGCTCCAGCTGGCGCTCGGCAACCGGGCCGACGCGAGCGCGGTGCGCGAAGGCGCCGAACGGCTCGACGTCAGCGCCGAATTCGACGCCGACCCGGCGCTTGCGGCCTGGCTCGATGAGGGCGGATTCGAAACCGGCGACGCCCTGCTGCTGCGCCGCACCGTCGACCTGCAGGGCCGCAGCCGCGGCTGGATCAACGGCAGCCCGGCCACCGCCACCCAGTTGCGCGAGCTCGGCGACCGTTTGCTCGACATCCACGGCCAGCATGCATGGCAAAGCCTGACGCGCCCCGAGGCCGTGCGCGGCCTGCTCGACGCCTATGCCGGCGTGCGCACCGATGCGCTGGACGCGGCCTGGCAGAGCTGGCGCCAGGCGCTTTCCGCGCTCGACCATGCGCGCTCGGCACAGGACTCCCTGCTGCGCGAACGCGAGCGGCTGCAATGGCAGATCGCCGAAGTCATGAAGCTGGCACCGGCCGAGGGCGAGTGGGAAGAGCTTTCGACCCAGCACGCGCGCGTCTCCAATGCGCAGGCGCTGATCGACGCGGCGCAGGGCGCGAGCCAGGCGCTCGAAGACGATGACAACGGCGCCCTCGCCGCGCTGTCGCGCGCCGTCACGCTGCTGCAGAACTGCGAGCACATCGAGCCCGAATTCCGCGCCCTCGGCGAGGTGCTGGCCTCCAGCGTCGCCCAGGCTTCCGATGCCGCCCACACGCTGCACAGCTACCTGCGCGACGCTGAGGCCGATCCCAAGCAGCTGGCCGAGCTCGACGAGCGCATGGGGCTGTGGATGTCGCTCGCGCGCCGCTATAAACGCACGCCGGACGACCTGCCGGCGCTGCTGGCCGGCTGGCAGGCCGAGTTGCAGGCGCTCGACGCGCAGAGCGATCTCGCAGGCCTGGAGCGCGCCGAGCAAGCTGCGCAGCAGGCCTACATGAAGGAAGCCAAGGCGCTCGCCAAGGCGCGCAAGCTGGCCGCCCCGCGGCTGTCCGACGCGGTCACGCAGGCGATGCAGGGGCTTGGCATGCAGGGCGGGCGCTTCGAGGTCGAGCTGCAGCCGCTGGCGCAGCCGGGCCGCGCGGGTCTCGAAGACGTTGCCTTTCTCGTGAGCGGCCATCCCGGGAGCACGCCGCGCCCCATCGGCAAGGTGGCTTCGGGCGGCGAACTCTCGCGCATCGCCCTGGCCATCGCGGTCACGACCAGCCAGCTCGGCGCCGCGCAGACGCTGATCTTCGACGAGGTCGATGCCGGCGTCGGCGGGGCCGTGGCCGAGACCGTGGGCCGCCTCATGAAGCAGCTCGGGCGCGATCGCCAGGTGCTGGCGGTCACCCATCTGCCGCAGGTCGCCGCCTGCGCCGACCACCACCTGGTGGTGGCCAAGCGCCAGACCACGGCCATCGGCCAGGACGGCCCGCGCACCGAAAGCGGCGTCTCGCGGCTCGACGACGACACCCGCGCCCGTGAAATCGCCCGCATGCTCGGCGGCGAGAAGCTTTCCCAGACCTCGCTGGCGCATGCCCGTGAAATGCTGGGCCACAAGACTTCGGCGGCGCTGTGA
- a CDS encoding NAD kinase — MTSRFRHVALIGKYQASGARAQADARDGVMEDIGAFLESQGCEVFVEKSAAEEADAHASVGGRYQPLSVEEIGQRCDLGLVVGGDGTMLGIGRQLACYGIPLIGINRGRLGFITDIPLDNYQATLIPMLAGEYEEDHRSLMHAQVMRDGASVFDALAMNDVVVNRGATSGMVELRVSVGRHFVANQRADGLIIASPTGSTAYALSAGGPLLHPAVPGWVLVPIAPHTLSNRPVLLPDADEIVIELVAGRDASANFDMQSLASLAIGDRVVVRRSDFRVRFLHPRGWSYFDTLRKKLHWNEGGS, encoded by the coding sequence ATGACTTCCCGCTTTCGTCACGTCGCGCTGATCGGCAAATACCAGGCTTCAGGCGCCCGGGCGCAGGCCGATGCCCGCGACGGCGTGATGGAAGATATCGGCGCCTTCCTGGAATCGCAAGGGTGCGAGGTGTTCGTCGAAAAATCGGCGGCCGAGGAGGCCGATGCACACGCCAGCGTCGGCGGCCGCTACCAGCCGCTGAGCGTCGAGGAAATCGGCCAGCGCTGCGATCTGGGCCTGGTGGTGGGAGGCGACGGAACCATGCTGGGCATCGGCCGGCAGCTTGCCTGCTACGGGATCCCGCTGATCGGCATCAACCGCGGCCGGCTCGGGTTCATCACCGACATTCCGCTGGACAACTACCAGGCCACGCTGATTCCGATGCTGGCCGGCGAATACGAGGAAGACCACCGCAGCCTCATGCATGCGCAGGTGATGCGCGACGGTGCCTCGGTGTTCGATGCGCTGGCCATGAACGACGTGGTGGTCAACCGCGGCGCCACCTCGGGCATGGTCGAGCTGCGCGTTTCGGTGGGCCGGCATTTCGTGGCCAACCAGCGCGCCGACGGCCTGATCATCGCGTCGCCCACGGGTTCGACGGCCTATGCGCTCTCGGCCGGCGGGCCGCTGCTGCATCCGGCGGTGCCGGGCTGGGTGCTGGTGCCCATTGCGCCGCACACGCTGTCGAACCGCCCGGTGCTGCTGCCCGACGCCGACGAGATCGTGATCGAACTGGTGGCGGGGCGCGACGCCAGCGCCAATTTCGACATGCAGTCCTTGGCATCGCTCGCGATCGGCGATCGCGTGGTGGTGCGCCGATCCGACTTCCGCGTGCGCTTCCTGCACCCACGCGGGTGGAGCTATTTCGACACGCTGCGCAAGAAACTTCACTGGAACGAAGGGGGCTCCTGA
- the mutY gene encoding A/G-specific adenine glycosylase, which yields MPAAAVQPQAPADFAERVVAWQRSHGRSALPWQNTRDPYRVWLSEIMLQQTQVSTVLGYFARFLERFPTVRALADGTEDEVFGLWSGLGYYSRARNMHRCAQEVVARFGGEFPRTAAELETLPGIGRSTSAAIAAFCFGERVAILDGNVKRVLTRVLGFGGDMSSSAQERALWDRATRLLPPAEQKEAIASYTQGVMDLGATVCLPRKPSCMICPLNKTCVGLREGQPERYPVKTRKLKRSAQSLWALLARDAQGRVWLEKRPAKGIWAGLYCPPVFESREALLAALPPAALAGARDLPPFVHVLTHKDLHLHPVLLQDSQPQGDAARWVDAQEWGRLGLPAPMRKLLESSAD from the coding sequence GTGCCGGCTGCGGCCGTGCAGCCCCAGGCGCCGGCCGATTTTGCCGAGCGCGTCGTGGCCTGGCAGCGCAGCCACGGGCGCAGCGCGCTGCCTTGGCAGAACACGCGGGATCCCTACCGCGTGTGGCTGTCGGAGATCATGCTCCAGCAGACCCAGGTCTCGACCGTGCTCGGGTACTTCGCGCGCTTTCTCGAACGCTTTCCGACCGTGCGGGCGCTGGCCGACGGCACCGAGGACGAGGTCTTCGGGCTCTGGAGCGGCCTGGGCTACTACAGCCGTGCCCGCAACATGCACCGCTGTGCGCAGGAGGTGGTGGCGCGCTTCGGCGGCGAATTTCCGCGCACGGCCGCCGAGCTCGAGACCCTGCCCGGCATCGGCCGCTCCACTTCCGCGGCGATCGCGGCCTTCTGCTTCGGCGAGCGGGTCGCGATTCTCGACGGCAACGTCAAGCGCGTGCTGACGCGCGTGCTCGGCTTCGGCGGCGACATGTCTTCGTCGGCGCAGGAACGCGCACTGTGGGACCGGGCCACCCGGCTGCTGCCGCCGGCCGAACAGAAGGAAGCGATCGCGAGTTACACGCAGGGCGTGATGGACCTGGGCGCCACGGTCTGCCTGCCGCGCAAGCCAAGCTGCATGATCTGTCCGCTGAACAAGACATGCGTGGGGCTGCGCGAAGGCCAGCCGGAGCGCTACCCGGTCAAGACGCGCAAGCTCAAGCGCAGCGCCCAGTCGCTCTGGGCGCTGCTCGCGCGCGATGCGCAAGGCCGGGTCTGGCTGGAGAAGCGGCCGGCCAAGGGCATCTGGGCCGGGCTCTACTGCCCGCCCGTGTTCGAGAGCCGCGAAGCGCTGTTGGCCGCGCTGCCGCCGGCGGCGCTGGCGGGCGCCCGGGACCTGCCCCCTTTCGTGCATGTGCTGACCCACAAGGACCTGCACCTGCACCCGGTCCTGCTTCAGGACAGCCAGCCGCAAGGCGATGCCGCACGCTGGGTGGATGCCCAGGAGTGGGGCCGGCTGGGGCTGCCGGCGCCGATGCGCAAGCTGCTCGAGAGCAGCGCGGACTAG
- the ispE gene encoding 4-(cytidine 5'-diphospho)-2-C-methyl-D-erythritol kinase produces MKAIYDLPAPAKLNLFLHITGRREDGYHLLQSVFMLIDWCDTLHVELRSDGQLSREDLTTELPPDDLVLRAARALQAHAAPGQGAHIGVAKQVPAQAGMGGGSSDAATCLLALNRLWGLNLPLSRLAEIGVKLGADVPFFLGGRNAWVEGIGEKIRPVDIPSARFVVAKPPQGLDTKLIFSAPDLQRATPVAIISGFAADSEQLEAPNPESSAFKVFDFGHNDLQPVAQRLCPAVTDAIEWLGAQGLKARMTGSGSSVFAKMPQAPQEAELAKAPPGWQVRQCSNLAVHPLWGWAT; encoded by the coding sequence ATGAAGGCGATCTACGACCTTCCCGCACCGGCCAAGCTCAACCTCTTCCTGCACATCACCGGCCGGCGCGAAGACGGCTACCACCTGCTGCAGTCGGTCTTCATGCTGATCGACTGGTGCGACACGCTCCACGTCGAACTCCGCAGCGACGGCCAGCTCAGCCGTGAAGACCTCACGACCGAACTGCCGCCCGACGACCTCGTGCTGCGCGCGGCGCGGGCGCTGCAGGCGCATGCGGCGCCCGGCCAGGGCGCCCACATCGGCGTTGCCAAGCAGGTGCCGGCGCAGGCCGGCATGGGTGGCGGCTCCTCGGACGCCGCCACCTGCCTCTTGGCGCTGAACCGCCTGTGGGGGCTGAACCTGCCGCTCTCGCGCCTGGCCGAGATCGGCGTGAAACTCGGTGCCGACGTGCCCTTCTTCCTGGGCGGGCGCAATGCCTGGGTCGAGGGAATCGGCGAGAAAATCAGGCCCGTGGACATCCCTTCCGCACGGTTCGTGGTGGCCAAGCCACCCCAGGGACTCGACACAAAGCTAATTTTTTCTGCGCCCGACCTTCAACGTGCCACTCCTGTTGCTATAATCTCGGGCTTTGCTGCAGATAGCGAACAGCTTGAAGCCCCAAACCCCGAAAGCAGCGCTTTCAAGGTTTTCGACTTCGGCCACAACGACCTGCAGCCGGTTGCCCAGCGGCTTTGCCCCGCGGTCACCGACGCCATCGAATGGCTCGGCGCCCAAGGATTGAAAGCCCGGATGACCGGCTCGGGAAGTTCGGTTTTCGCGAAAATGCCGCAAGCGCCGCAGGAAGCGGAACTGGCAAAAGCCCCACCGGGCTGGCAGGTTCGCCAATGCAGCAACCTGGCCGTTCATCCACTTTGGGGATGGGCGACCTGA